The Gloeocapsa sp. PCC 73106 genome contains the following window.
AATAAACAAGGACTCACTACAGTAGAAGCACAGGAAAAAGCACTGAGACAGCAGCTATTCACCTATGTATCAGAGAAAAATGGTACCGTAGTGGTGTTGAAGCGGTTTCCAGCTAAAAGTATCCCAGAGGTCATTTTTTCCGTCAGTTTAGCCGATATTCACCGAGCCAGATTGAGTAGTTCTCAACCTATAGCGATCGCTAATAGAACCGCACTGGGTGTTGAATATGCTATCATGCGCGCTTGGAGAGAGCGCCAAATGCCCCATCTCCTGAATCAAACCAGACGAGGACTGATAGTTTTAATTATCTTAATCAGTATTAGCTGTGGTTTGCTTTGGCTGCAGAAACGCTTAGCCGCTCAAATTCTTACTCTCAGTCAAAAGTTATCCAGCTCAGAGAATCTTAAAATCGAGCCTGATTGGACTTCTGAGTCTCCAATCGTTCCCGGAGAGACAGGGATGAGTACTCGACACTATCAATATTTACTATCTCTGTGGCAACGTCACAGCGTTATTAGTTTCTACAGACGTTTAACTAACGCTTACTCAACAGAGCAATTCCCGCGATCGCCACCACTCCCCCCAGACAAGCCCTAAGCGTTACTTTTTCCCCCATAATTCTCGCGATGGGTAAAATAAACAGAGGACTTGTTCCTAACAGCGTAGTGGCTACCCCTGCTTGAGTGTATTTTAAAGCCGTTTGCTGCAACCAAATACCTAGATAAGTGCTTCCCCAAGCCGTGAGAATCAGTACCCCGATTAATCGCCAAGACCAAGTAAAGTTAACTTTACCAGAAGTTCTCCTCCAGACTAACAAGGGTGAAATTATCAGAGTACCTCCAATCAGTCTAATCAGTGTACTGGCTAAGGGAGAAATATTCGACTCGGATACCAGAGCATAACGAGAAATTACCGCTCCTGTTGCTTGGGATAAAGCCGCTATTACACCCCAAACTAAGCCAATTTTTGAAGGGGTATTTCCCTCAATAGTTCTCTCACTAATTACCCAAGCGACGCCCAAAAGCGTCAGTAACATTCCACACCAAGCTAAATAACTGAGGGTTTCCCCCAACCATAGCCAAGCTAAACAAGCTACTAGAGGAGGAGACAGGGTTTCTAAGAGTAGGGCACGTCGCGCACCCAAGTGATTCAGTGCGTAAAAGTAAGCTGTATCCCCCAAACCCAAGCCA
Protein-coding sequences here:
- a CDS encoding DMT family transporter, with protein sequence MENFTGELAALSAAGLWALSSLVYGLLGAKIPPLRLNLYKGLIAIALIGGTLLLRQELLPEIKGIYLFWLLLSGATGLGLGDTAYFYALNHLGARRALLLETLSPPLVACLAWLWLGETLSYLAWCGMLLTLLGVAWVISERTIEGNTPSKIGLVWGVIAALSQATGAVISRYALVSESNISPLASTLIRLIGGTLIISPLLVWRRTSGKVNFTWSWRLIGVLILTAWGSTYLGIWLQQTALKYTQAGVATTLLGTSPLFILPIARIMGEKVTLRACLGGVVAIAGIALLSKR